A DNA window from Actinomycetota bacterium contains the following coding sequences:
- a CDS encoding GNAT family N-acetyltransferase, which produces MAEGKLEIHPLTRDRWDDLVTLFDRPGDPKGCWCMFWRVRGRDFEQLWGKGARSAFRQVVDEGPPPGLLAYRDGAPVGWCAVAPREAYPRILRSRVL; this is translated from the coding sequence GTGGCCGAGGGGAAGCTCGAGATCCACCCGCTGACCCGGGACCGCTGGGACGACCTGGTCACCCTGTTCGACCGCCCGGGCGACCCCAAGGGCTGCTGGTGCATGTTCTGGCGGGTCCGCGGCCGCGACTTCGAGCAGCTCTGGGGCAAGGGGGCGAGGTCGGCCTTCCGCCAGGTGGTCGACGAGGGCCCGCCGCCCGGCCTGCTCGCCTACCGCGACGGCGCCCCGGTGGGCTGGTGCGCCGTCGCCCCCCGCGAGGCCTACCCCCGCATCCTCCGCTCGCGAGTTCTCC